A stretch of Candidatus Sphingomonas phytovorans DNA encodes these proteins:
- the rplM gene encoding 50S ribosomal protein L13, with amino-acid sequence MKALMKTTKSVKPHEVEKKWHIVDADGLVVGRAASIIANVLRGKHKPSFTPHVDCGDNVIVINADKIRFTGNKLKDKVYYKHTGYAGGIKGVTAGKVLDGRFPERVLEKAVERMIPRGPLGREQMRNLRVFAGAEHPHAAQNPEVLDIGSMNRKNKVG; translated from the coding sequence ATGAAGGCGCTGATGAAGACCACCAAGTCGGTAAAGCCGCACGAGGTGGAGAAGAAATGGCATATCGTCGATGCCGACGGCCTGGTGGTCGGTCGTGCAGCCTCGATCATCGCCAACGTCCTGCGCGGCAAGCACAAGCCGAGCTTCACCCCGCATGTCGACTGCGGTGACAATGTCATCGTCATCAACGCCGACAAGATCCGGTTCACAGGCAACAAGCTCAAGGACAAGGTCTATTACAAGCACACCGGTTATGCCGGCGGCATCAAGGGCGTGACCGCGGGCAAGGTGCTCGACGGCCGCTTCCCCGAGCGCGTGCTTGAAAAGGCCGTGGAACGCATGATCCCGCGCGGTCCGCTGGGTCGCGAGCAGATGCGCAACCTGCGCGTCTTCGCCGGTGCCGAGCATCCGCATGCAGCACAGAACCCTGAAGTCCTCGACATCGGTTCGATGAACCGCAAGAACAAGGTGGGCTAA
- a CDS encoding divalent-cation tolerance protein CutA, with translation MSRIRLVRTTFGNADEAARVARAMIEGRLAACASLSPTHSIYRWQGEVEADDETAVLFKTTPDRAAALSAAIEARHSYDQPVIEAWEADVDPAVADWVYAETAKVS, from the coding sequence GTGAGCAGGATCCGCCTCGTCCGCACCACCTTCGGCAACGCGGACGAGGCTGCGCGCGTCGCCCGGGCGATGATCGAGGGCCGCCTCGCCGCCTGCGCGTCGCTTTCCCCGACCCACTCGATCTATCGCTGGCAGGGCGAGGTAGAGGCAGACGACGAAACGGCGGTCCTGTTCAAGACCACCCCGGATCGCGCCGCCGCGCTCAGCGCCGCGATCGAAGCGCGGCACAGCTACGATCAGCCCGTCATCGAGGCATGGGAAGCGGATGTCGACCCTGCGGTCGCGGACTGGGTCTATGCGGAAACAGCCAAGGTATCCTGA
- a CDS encoding COX15/CtaA family protein — protein MLQASSLAHPSRPRALAAWLFSVAGLIVLMVVIGGITRLTESGLSITEWKPISGIIPPLTDAAWQAEFDNYKRIPEYTQINHGMTLAGFKSIFFWEFVHRLLGRLIGLAFALPLLWFAVRRRIPPGYGWRLVALLALGGLQGAIGWWMVASGLSVRTDVSHVRLAVHLITALVLLSGLVWTALDLRALAESRLAVPASLRPLALAALLLLFGQIMFGAFTAGLDAGYAFSSWPLMGNTLFPAGVAFIEPIWRNAVDNPVVVQFIHRWFACVAATALIMLALRSIRQGAGVAGRMLIWLVVLQIALGIATLLSGVQIVIAIAHQANAALTLIAATFAAHRIGRATR, from the coding sequence ATGCTTCAGGCTTCCTCGCTCGCCCATCCGTCGCGGCCGCGCGCCCTCGCTGCGTGGCTCTTCTCGGTCGCCGGTCTTATCGTCCTGATGGTCGTGATCGGCGGCATTACCCGGCTTACCGAATCGGGGCTGTCGATCACTGAATGGAAGCCGATCAGCGGCATCATCCCCCCGCTCACCGACGCTGCGTGGCAGGCCGAGTTCGACAATTACAAGCGAATCCCGGAATATACCCAGATCAACCATGGCATGACGCTGGCCGGGTTCAAGTCGATCTTCTTCTGGGAATTCGTCCATCGCCTGCTCGGCCGACTGATCGGCCTTGCCTTCGCCCTGCCGCTGTTGTGGTTCGCCGTTCGGCGACGGATTCCACCCGGCTATGGCTGGCGGCTGGTCGCCCTGCTCGCCCTTGGCGGGCTCCAGGGCGCGATCGGATGGTGGATGGTCGCCTCCGGCCTGTCGGTGCGCACCGATGTCAGCCATGTCAGGCTCGCCGTCCATCTGATCACCGCGCTCGTGCTGCTGTCCGGCCTGGTGTGGACCGCGCTTGATCTGCGCGCGCTGGCGGAAAGCCGGCTGGCCGTGCCTGCCTCGCTTCGTCCGCTCGCCCTGGCCGCGTTGCTGCTGCTGTTCGGCCAGATCATGTTCGGCGCCTTCACCGCTGGACTCGACGCAGGCTATGCTTTTTCGAGCTGGCCGCTGATGGGCAACACCCTCTTCCCCGCCGGGGTCGCCTTCATCGAGCCGATCTGGCGCAACGCGGTCGACAATCCGGTGGTGGTGCAATTCATCCACCGCTGGTTCGCCTGCGTCGCGGCCACCGCGCTGATCATGCTTGCGCTGCGGTCGATCAGGCAGGGTGCCGGCGTCGCCGGCCGAATGCTCATCTGGCTGGTGGTGCTGCAAATCGCGCTGGGCATCGCGACCCTGCTCAGCGGCGTGCAGATCGTGATCGCCATCGCGCACCAGGCGAACGCGGCGCTGACCCTGATCGCGGCGACGTTCGCCGCCCACAGGATCGGGCGCGCAACGCGGTGA
- a CDS encoding MerC domain-containing protein, whose protein sequence is MTAHAHSSSPAFAWFESRFDRFAIGLSGLCAVHCLASSVFLALAASAGGLLLNPLFHEIGLTFAIGFGVLALGRGIFAHGYMMPAVVGSLGLGIMAGAITMPHDGGTETIWTLIGVAILALGHDLNRRATY, encoded by the coding sequence ATGACAGCGCATGCCCATTCTTCCTCGCCCGCCTTTGCGTGGTTCGAGTCGCGGTTCGATCGGTTCGCGATCGGACTGTCGGGGTTATGTGCGGTGCATTGCCTCGCCAGCTCCGTGTTCCTTGCCCTGGCGGCTTCCGCCGGCGGGCTACTGTTGAATCCGCTGTTCCACGAAATCGGCCTGACGTTCGCGATCGGCTTCGGCGTGCTCGCCCTGGGGCGCGGGATCTTCGCGCATGGCTATATGATGCCGGCGGTGGTCGGCTCGCTTGGCCTCGGCATCATGGCGGGCGCGATTACCATGCCGCATGACGGCGGCACTGAGACGATCTGGACGCTGATCGGCGTGGCGATCCTGGCCCTGGGCCATGATCTGAACCGCCGCGCCACTTACTAG
- a CDS encoding transcriptional repressor, whose translation MAAHHHHHEPQGADLSRVARETLEKSGEQWTTMRAHIFEALAGFDKPASAYDIAEAVSKTEGRRVAANSVYRILDLFVGANLARRVESSNAYVANAHPDCLHDCIFLVCDTCGQTTHLDNDRITSGVRSAAEAAGFSPVRPVIEVRGKCADCD comes from the coding sequence ATGGCCGCACATCATCACCATCACGAGCCCCAGGGCGCCGACCTTTCCAGGGTAGCGCGCGAGACGCTCGAGAAATCGGGCGAGCAGTGGACGACGATGCGTGCCCATATCTTCGAGGCGCTTGCCGGTTTCGACAAGCCGGCCTCCGCCTATGACATTGCCGAGGCGGTATCGAAGACTGAAGGGCGGCGGGTTGCCGCCAACAGCGTGTACCGTATCCTCGACCTGTTCGTCGGGGCAAATCTGGCGCGGCGAGTCGAAAGCTCGAACGCCTATGTCGCCAACGCGCATCCCGATTGCCTGCACGATTGCATCTTCCTGGTCTGCGATACCTGCGGCCAGACGACTCATCTCGACAATGATCGAATCACCAGCGGAGTCCGCTCCGCCGCTGAGGCTGCCGGCTTTTCGCCGGTGCGGCCGGTGATCGAAGTGCGCGGTAAGTGCGCCGACTGCGACTAG
- a CDS encoding GNAT family N-acetyltransferase, producing MHPLTSRLAVPADIPAIRALMARSIAQLQQGFLNPSEIAASRAVMGLDTQLIEDRTYFIIESGEAIAGCGGWSARATLYGGDHSAALRDPKPLDPAQDAARIRAMFTDPDFARRGIGRLILSLCEGAARQAGFARAEMMATLAGEPLYRACGYAEIERVTAPPTGGIAVPLVRMGKPLF from the coding sequence ATGCATCCTCTCACCAGCCGACTCGCCGTTCCGGCGGACATTCCCGCCATCCGCGCCCTGATGGCACGGTCGATCGCGCAGTTGCAGCAGGGTTTCCTCAACCCTTCCGAAATCGCCGCGAGTCGCGCTGTGATGGGCCTCGATACGCAGCTGATCGAGGACAGGACCTATTTCATCATCGAATCCGGCGAGGCGATCGCCGGTTGCGGCGGCTGGAGCGCGCGGGCGACACTTTATGGCGGAGATCACAGCGCGGCGCTGCGTGACCCGAAACCGCTCGATCCGGCGCAAGACGCGGCGCGAATCCGGGCGATGTTCACTGATCCCGATTTCGCGCGACGCGGAATCGGACGCCTGATCCTGTCCTTGTGCGAGGGGGCTGCGCGACAGGCAGGATTCGCCCGGGCGGAAATGATGGCGACCCTGGCGGGCGAGCCGCTGTACCGGGCCTGTGGCTATGCCGAGATAGAACGCGTCACTGCACCGCCGACGGGCGGCATCGCCGTCCCACTCGTGCGCATGGGCAAACCGTTATTCTAG
- the dxs gene encoding 1-deoxy-D-xylulose-5-phosphate synthase yields the protein MSDVPKTPLLDTVITPADLRGLPVAKLRQLADELRAETIAAVGVTGGHLGSGLGVVELTTAIHYVFETPRDRLIWDVGHQCYPHKILTGRRDRIRTLRAGGGLSGFTKRSESEYDPFGAAHSSTSISAALGFAIANKIKGEPGKAIAVIGDGAMSAGMAYEAMNNAEGAGNRLVVILNDNDMSIAPPVGGLSAYLSRIVSSREFLSLRELARRFARKLPRPLHSAAKKTDSFARGMAMGGTLFEELGFYYVGPVDGHNLDQLIPVLENVRDAEEGPILVHVVTKKGKGYAPAEAAADKYHGVQKFDVITGAQAKAPPGPPAYQNVFGAALVAEAASDARICAITAAMPSGTGLDKFAAAYPDRFFDVGIAEQHAVTFAAGLAAQGMRPFCAIYSTFLQRAYDQVVHDVAIQNLPVRFAIDRAGLVGADGATHAGSFDVTYLATLPNFVVMAAADEAELVHMTHTCVHHDSGPIAVRYPRGNGTGVALPEVPELLEIGKGRIVRTGHKVAILSLGTRLGEALKAADALDARGLSTTVADLRFVKPLDEALIRKLLSTHEVAVTIEEGAIGGLGAHVLTLASDTGLVDAGLKIRTLRLPDTFQDQDKPEKQYAEAGLDADAIVDTVLKALRHNSGGVAEGARA from the coding sequence ATGTCTGACGTTCCTAAAACGCCGTTGTTGGATACGGTGATCACGCCTGCGGATTTGCGCGGGTTACCTGTGGCGAAGCTGCGGCAGCTGGCGGATGAGCTGCGTGCGGAGACGATAGCGGCGGTTGGGGTGACGGGCGGTCACCTTGGTTCTGGTCTTGGCGTGGTGGAGCTGACGACGGCGATCCATTACGTGTTCGAGACGCCGCGAGACCGGCTGATCTGGGATGTCGGGCACCAATGCTATCCGCACAAGATCCTGACGGGGCGGCGAGACCGGATCCGGACGCTTCGGGCTGGCGGCGGGCTGAGCGGTTTCACGAAGCGCAGCGAGAGCGAGTATGATCCGTTCGGCGCGGCGCACAGCTCGACCTCGATTTCGGCGGCGCTTGGCTTTGCGATCGCGAACAAGATCAAGGGGGAGCCGGGCAAGGCGATCGCGGTGATCGGGGACGGGGCGATGTCGGCGGGCATGGCCTATGAGGCGATGAACAACGCTGAAGGGGCGGGCAACCGGCTTGTCGTGATCCTGAACGACAACGACATGTCGATCGCGCCGCCGGTTGGCGGGTTGTCGGCCTATCTGTCGCGGATCGTGTCGAGCCGTGAGTTCCTGAGCCTGAGGGAGCTGGCGCGTCGCTTTGCGCGCAAGCTGCCGCGTCCGCTGCATTCGGCGGCGAAGAAGACGGATTCGTTCGCGCGCGGGATGGCGATGGGCGGGACCTTGTTCGAGGAGCTGGGCTTTTATTATGTGGGGCCGGTCGACGGGCACAATCTGGACCAGCTGATCCCGGTGCTGGAGAATGTGCGCGATGCGGAGGAAGGCCCGATCCTGGTCCATGTGGTGACCAAGAAGGGCAAGGGCTATGCGCCGGCGGAAGCGGCGGCGGACAAATATCACGGGGTGCAGAAGTTCGACGTGATCACCGGCGCGCAGGCCAAGGCGCCGCCGGGGCCGCCGGCGTACCAGAATGTGTTCGGCGCGGCGCTGGTCGCCGAGGCGGCGAGCGATGCGAGGATCTGCGCGATCACGGCGGCGATGCCGTCGGGGACCGGGCTGGACAAGTTCGCGGCGGCCTATCCCGACCGGTTCTTCGATGTCGGCATCGCCGAGCAGCATGCGGTGACGTTCGCGGCGGGTCTTGCCGCGCAGGGGATGCGGCCGTTCTGCGCGATCTACTCGACGTTCCTGCAGCGGGCGTACGACCAGGTGGTGCACGACGTGGCGATCCAGAACCTGCCGGTGCGGTTCGCGATCGACCGGGCCGGGCTGGTCGGGGCCGACGGGGCGACCCATGCGGGCAGCTTCGACGTGACCTATCTGGCGACCCTGCCGAACTTCGTGGTGATGGCGGCGGCCGACGAGGCGGAACTGGTGCACATGACGCATACCTGCGTCCATCACGACTCAGGGCCGATCGCGGTGCGCTATCCGCGCGGCAACGGCACCGGGGTGGCGCTGCCCGAGGTTCCCGAGCTGCTGGAGATCGGCAAGGGTCGGATCGTGCGCACGGGGCACAAGGTGGCGATCCTGTCGCTGGGGACGCGGCTTGGCGAGGCGCTGAAGGCGGCTGACGCGCTCGATGCGCGGGGGCTGTCGACGACGGTCGCCGATCTTCGGTTCGTGAAGCCGCTCGACGAGGCGCTGATCCGCAAGCTGCTGAGCACGCATGAGGTTGCGGTCACGATCGAGGAAGGCGCCATCGGCGGGCTCGGCGCGCATGTGCTGACGCTGGCCAGCGACACCGGGCTGGTCGATGCTGGCCTGAAGATCCGCACCCTGCGCCTGCCCGACACCTTCCAGGACCAGGACAAGCCCGAGAAACAATATGCCGAGGCTGGCCTCGATGCCGACGCCATCGTCGATACCGTCCTCAAGGCGCTCAGACACAATTCGGGGGGCGTGGCCGAGGGTGCGCGGGCGTAA
- a CDS encoding CHRD domain-containing protein — MRLILLTLAATMAVTPACAADPVKLKATLAGNAETDADGTGSATVTVDTDRNEVCYTLKVSGIEPATMAHIHKGAAGVSGPVVVPFDPPTTGSSEGCKPVTAEVSGAIASNPGDYYVNVHNASFPRGAIRGQLGK, encoded by the coding sequence ATGCGACTGATCCTGCTCACTCTCGCGGCGACAATGGCGGTGACGCCTGCATGTGCCGCCGATCCCGTCAAGCTCAAGGCGACACTCGCGGGGAACGCCGAGACCGATGCCGACGGCACGGGCAGCGCGACCGTGACGGTGGATACCGACAGGAACGAAGTCTGCTACACGCTCAAGGTCTCGGGCATCGAGCCCGCGACGATGGCGCATATCCACAAGGGCGCGGCGGGGGTCTCGGGTCCCGTGGTGGTGCCGTTCGATCCGCCGACGACTGGCAGCTCCGAAGGATGCAAGCCGGTGACGGCCGAGGTTTCAGGCGCGATCGCCTCGAACCCGGGCGACTATTATGTCAACGTCCACAATGCCAGCTTTCCCCGGGGCGCGATCCGCGGTCAGCTCGGCAAATAG
- the rnk gene encoding nucleoside diphosphate kinase regulator, with product MTNPAPARPPERPPIHVIDSEYDAIAALALQARHRQPEVAGLLLAELDRAEVHTARELPARIVSMHSVVTFLDRGSDASRTVELVYPQEADIDAGKVSILTPVGAGLIGLAQGDSILWPDRDGHERWLEIVDVRAPGA from the coding sequence GTGACCAACCCTGCCCCTGCGCGGCCGCCCGAGCGGCCGCCAATCCATGTCATCGACAGCGAATATGACGCCATCGCAGCGCTGGCTCTCCAGGCCCGGCACCGCCAGCCCGAGGTCGCCGGATTGCTGCTGGCGGAACTCGATCGCGCCGAAGTTCATACCGCCCGCGAACTGCCGGCACGCATCGTCTCCATGCATTCGGTCGTGACCTTCCTCGACCGGGGCAGCGATGCGAGCCGCACCGTCGAGCTGGTCTATCCGCAGGAAGCCGATATCGACGCCGGCAAGGTCTCGATTCTTACACCGGTGGGCGCCGGGCTGATCGGCCTTGCGCAGGGCGATTCAATCCTATGGCCGGATCGCGACGGCCATGAGCGGTGGCTCGAAATCGTCGACGTTCGCGCGCCGGGCGCCTGA
- a CDS encoding opacity protein, with protein sequence MRKFFIVTAAAAAFVAIPAVAQDNGSAASDGARTSRLEPYVGVMGGWEQFDNERNAGIPQSPNRNDRLNGALVQGVVGVNATVAGPLFVGIEGNVIKGVSGDIDWEYGAAGRVGVRAGQNGLFYGKVGYQWANFDKFGDNSRDYHAMTYGAGVEVGTKSGIRVRGEVNTFGAAHSLRPMAGLVKAF encoded by the coding sequence ATGCGCAAGTTTTTCATCGTGACCGCCGCGGCGGCCGCGTTCGTCGCCATCCCAGCCGTCGCGCAGGACAATGGATCGGCGGCATCGGATGGCGCCCGGACCTCCCGCCTTGAGCCCTATGTCGGCGTGATGGGCGGCTGGGAGCAGTTCGACAACGAACGCAATGCCGGCATTCCCCAATCGCCCAATCGCAACGACCGCCTGAACGGCGCGCTCGTGCAGGGTGTCGTCGGCGTGAACGCAACGGTTGCGGGCCCCCTGTTCGTCGGCATCGAAGGCAATGTCATCAAGGGTGTCTCGGGTGACATCGACTGGGAATATGGCGCAGCGGGCCGGGTCGGCGTGCGCGCGGGCCAGAACGGCCTGTTCTACGGCAAGGTCGGCTATCAATGGGCCAATTTCGACAAGTTCGGCGACAATAGCCGCGACTATCACGCCATGACCTATGGCGCCGGCGTGGAGGTCGGCACCAAGAGCGGCATCCGCGTGCGCGGCGAGGTGAACACCTTCGGCGCGGCGCACAGCCTCCGGCCGATGGCAGGCCTTGTAAAGGCGTTCTGA
- a CDS encoding DUF4893 domain-containing protein produces MRRDARLPIALLLAAALGGCAATPAHRPSAIVEVPAVPDKQWQRLIVAEDSDRLATFGTLWSTALAAATPRFAAALAREGALLDPTRALGHPALPPGSYRCRVVKLGGEGRRVPAYRTFPATFCYIGGEGTGQSFTKQTGTERPSGWLYPDDDTRFIFLGAYAEGNAKAPIYGAERGRSALGVVERIAPFRWRLTLAPVDRSALLTIYEITPVPAEQQLAEHE; encoded by the coding sequence ATGCGCCGCGACGCTCGCCTTCCGATAGCGCTCCTGCTCGCCGCGGCTCTTGGCGGGTGTGCAGCCACACCCGCGCACCGCCCCTCGGCGATCGTCGAGGTTCCCGCCGTCCCCGACAAGCAATGGCAAAGGCTGATCGTTGCCGAGGATTCGGACCGGCTCGCCACGTTCGGTACGCTCTGGTCGACCGCGCTCGCTGCCGCGACGCCGCGTTTCGCCGCCGCGCTGGCGCGGGAGGGCGCGCTGCTCGACCCCACCCGCGCGCTCGGCCACCCCGCGCTGCCGCCCGGTTCCTATCGTTGCCGCGTCGTGAAACTCGGCGGGGAAGGCCGGAGGGTGCCTGCCTACCGCACTTTCCCGGCAACCTTCTGCTATATCGGCGGCGAGGGCACCGGCCAGTCCTTCACCAAGCAGACCGGCACCGAGCGTCCATCGGGCTGGCTCTACCCGGACGATGATACCCGCTTCATCTTCCTCGGCGCCTATGCAGAGGGCAATGCCAAGGCACCGATCTATGGCGCCGAGCGCGGCCGGAGCGCGCTTGGCGTGGTCGAACGCATCGCCCCGTTCCGCTGGCGGCTGACCCTTGCTCCGGTCGACCGGTCAGCGCTGCTCACCATCTACGAGATCACGCCGGTTCCGGCCGAACAGCAGCTTGCGGAACACGAATAG
- a CDS encoding class I SAM-dependent methyltransferase, translating into MSDGWTESAKAWIADMGEVGDFGRAWVLDRPMLERVAAGSFTSALDVGCGEGRFCRMLNATGIQAIGVDPIAALIEQARRKDPDGDYRIGRAEMLDFPENSFDLVVSYLSLIDIPDIARAISEMARVLRPGGSLLIANLTSFNTAGQPEGWARDGKGRPRFSIDRYLEERVDWVAWRGIRIRNWHRPLGTYMALLLEQGLILRHFAEPVPYGGDAAHVARYRRVPWFLIMEWHKPAC; encoded by the coding sequence ATGTCCGACGGATGGACTGAATCAGCGAAAGCCTGGATCGCCGACATGGGCGAAGTCGGGGATTTCGGCCGGGCCTGGGTGCTCGACCGGCCGATGCTCGAGCGTGTGGCCGCGGGCAGCTTCACGTCCGCGCTGGATGTCGGCTGTGGCGAGGGCCGCTTCTGCCGCATGCTCAACGCGACGGGCATTCAGGCGATCGGCGTCGACCCGATCGCCGCCCTGATCGAGCAGGCGCGGCGGAAAGACCCGGACGGCGACTATCGGATCGGCAGGGCCGAGATGCTCGACTTTCCCGAAAACTCCTTCGACCTGGTGGTGAGTTACCTGTCGCTGATCGACATTCCGGACATCGCCCGGGCCATATCGGAGATGGCGCGCGTGCTCCGGCCCGGCGGATCGCTGCTGATCGCAAACCTCACCAGCTTCAACACCGCCGGGCAGCCCGAGGGATGGGCGCGCGACGGCAAGGGGCGGCCGCGTTTCTCGATCGATCGGTATCTCGAAGAACGGGTCGACTGGGTCGCCTGGCGCGGCATCCGCATCCGCAACTGGCACCGGCCGCTCGGCACCTACATGGCGTTGCTGCTGGAGCAGGGCCTGATCCTGCGACACTTCGCCGAACCCGTCCCCTATGGCGGTGACGCCGCGCACGTCGCCCGCTACCGCCGCGTCCCCTGGTTCCTGATCATGGAATGGCACAAGCCGGCCTGCTGA
- a CDS encoding glycosyltransferase family 4 protein, giving the protein MPDPSTVLLISLMDPDAPPGGRELLCRLNARVLKILFGESLTVHRLTKRSVAGLIDTMRGHPGEADRLETARILARIGDVSAGQVFVDGSSLGHLVPPIKRAFPDVRVVTFFHNVEARFFLGAVRAKRTVLSLRLLAANYAAERNAVRHSDAIICLSARDSEGLSRVYGRGADYISPIAVEDALPSPRPGPLSRSEHYLLFVGGAFYANRRGIEWFLREVAPRSPLPAMIVGQGMEALRGEFGSSPTIRIVGAVDDLAHCYAGACCVVAPIFEGSGMKTKVAEALMFGKRIIGTSEAFSGYAPAVAAAGWLAEDATGFLAAIRHAAGADLPAFDPASRALYDASHSFAAAMNRMATIMLPASDRPRVAAETMVRGMTTPVS; this is encoded by the coding sequence ATGCCCGATCCTTCAACGGTTCTGCTGATCTCCTTGATGGATCCGGACGCGCCACCGGGAGGGCGGGAGCTTCTGTGCCGGCTCAACGCGCGGGTGCTGAAGATATTGTTCGGCGAGTCCCTGACGGTTCACCGGCTGACGAAGAGATCAGTCGCCGGCCTGATCGACACCATGCGCGGGCATCCGGGCGAAGCCGACCGGCTGGAAACGGCGCGCATCCTCGCCCGGATCGGCGACGTCTCCGCAGGGCAGGTATTCGTCGACGGGTCCAGCCTCGGGCATCTCGTCCCGCCGATCAAACGCGCCTTTCCCGACGTCCGGGTGGTCACCTTCTTCCACAATGTCGAGGCGCGCTTCTTCCTGGGTGCCGTCCGGGCGAAGCGAACGGTTCTGTCGCTTCGCCTCCTCGCCGCAAACTATGCCGCGGAGCGCAACGCGGTGCGGCACAGCGACGCGATCATCTGTCTTTCAGCGCGGGATTCGGAGGGCCTGAGTCGCGTCTATGGCCGCGGCGCCGACTATATATCGCCCATCGCGGTCGAGGACGCCCTCCCCTCGCCTCGCCCCGGGCCCCTGTCCCGAAGCGAGCACTACCTGCTTTTCGTCGGCGGCGCCTTCTACGCCAACCGGCGCGGGATCGAATGGTTCTTGCGGGAGGTAGCGCCGCGATCCCCGCTGCCGGCCATGATCGTCGGGCAAGGCATGGAGGCCCTGCGCGGGGAATTCGGCTCCTCACCCACCATCCGCATCGTCGGCGCCGTTGACGATCTCGCCCATTGCTATGCCGGCGCCTGCTGCGTCGTCGCGCCGATCTTCGAGGGATCGGGCATGAAGACCAAGGTCGCCGAGGCACTGATGTTCGGCAAGCGCATCATCGGCACCAGCGAGGCCTTTTCAGGCTATGCCCCAGCCGTCGCCGCGGCCGGATGGCTGGCCGAGGACGCGACCGGCTTCCTGGCGGCGATACGGCACGCGGCCGGGGCCGACCTGCCGGCGTTCGACCCGGCGTCGCGTGCGCTGTACGATGCCTCCCACTCCTTCGCCGCCGCGATGAATCGCATGGCGACGATCATGCTTCCGGCATCGGATCGCCCCCGGGTTGCAGCCGAGACGATGGTGCGGGGAATGACGACGCCCGTTTCCTGA
- a CDS encoding alpha/beta fold hydrolase gives MKTWITALAAVAIAATGQVAAAQEVPAAIFTDPVRDTTHPARMEVLHIPSGGVAINGLAYVAAGAGPHPVVVLCHGLPGHEKNLDLAQAMRRAGWTVVTFNYRGSWGSPGSYRFMNDLEDADAVLAWLRTPANAARLGIDPKRIAIVGHSLGGWVTALTAAHDPALLGAAMISPGNIGFLGHMPRDTAAGFFAANGLEALTDTSGAIMADEAIAHADAFDFVKAGPRLTGTNLFVLTSDDGFAPEADRLAAAVKAAGGKKLSTVHVATDHGWSDRRIRLESEIIRWLDGLGR, from the coding sequence ATGAAAACCTGGATCACAGCCTTGGCAGCGGTGGCGATCGCGGCGACCGGGCAAGTTGCGGCGGCACAGGAGGTGCCGGCGGCGATCTTCACTGATCCGGTGCGCGATACGACGCATCCCGCGCGTATGGAGGTGCTGCATATCCCGAGCGGTGGCGTGGCGATCAACGGCCTCGCCTATGTCGCGGCGGGGGCGGGGCCGCATCCGGTGGTGGTGCTGTGCCACGGCCTGCCCGGCCATGAGAAGAATCTCGATCTCGCCCAGGCGATGCGGCGGGCCGGGTGGACGGTGGTCACCTTCAACTATCGCGGCTCCTGGGGGAGCCCGGGCAGCTATCGCTTCATGAACGACCTCGAGGATGCCGATGCGGTGCTTGCCTGGCTGCGCACCCCGGCCAATGCCGCGCGCCTTGGCATCGATCCGAAGCGCATCGCGATCGTCGGGCACAGCCTTGGCGGATGGGTGACGGCGCTCACGGCGGCGCATGATCCGGCGCTGCTCGGCGCCGCGATGATCTCGCCCGGCAATATCGGCTTCCTCGGCCACATGCCGCGCGACACGGCGGCGGGCTTCTTCGCCGCCAACGGCCTTGAAGCACTGACCGATACGAGCGGCGCGATCATGGCGGACGAGGCGATCGCCCATGCAGACGCTTTCGATTTCGTGAAGGCCGGGCCGCGCCTGACCGGCACCAATTTGTTCGTGCTGACCTCCGACGACGGCTTCGCGCCGGAGGCCGACCGGCTGGCCGCCGCGGTGAAGGCGGCCGGGGGCAAGAAGCTGTCGACCGTGCATGTCGCGACCGATCATGGCTGGTCCGACCGGCGCATCCGGCTGGAGAGCGAGATCATTCGGTGGCTGGACGGGTTGGGGCGGTGA